From Drosophila nasuta strain 15112-1781.00 chromosome X, ASM2355853v1, whole genome shotgun sequence, one genomic window encodes:
- the LOC132796969 gene encoding LOW QUALITY PROTEIN: protein hold'em (The sequence of the model RefSeq protein was modified relative to this genomic sequence to represent the inferred CDS: deleted 1 base in 1 codon), which translates to MSASKYKTTKHLHLIDMHPTMTNFSTVALIIAKSEPHIFLDKLSSEKRGVINFTLRDTKRHIANCKCWGSEVSVHEYNAMLQMGDVVDIVGAKVMAITQPSLPSHNGFTENRYQPRGTLSCALVVNEGHGYLVKHSSDDQATLQALLQLCGQSHKALSTALKLRDVRCVMPGGEQRPAAFVDLFVAVATMPPVRELKRKQPRNGSTLLQCLELVVIDTSCASGMMLTLWHTNWIRRAQRWQAGKTLLHLIDVRVAHSQFHGCSVLSHASCTLIYENPEPRSPEAQALLAFAAKTPLGGFELSAQSDVENLPPAAEIQTQMTVRQIYARAEGELQDATSEHFTAVLYAMVSKFDIDGLGTSINKKCKSCRRLIPTNRNECDNEHCQLEFSLEYSGARAEQFFNINIHLSDHTGTLVETRLSGGVANQLLGLNADAFEVLSDRKKTELKWRFLLKHFEVKLLIKKPTPVRKNLAIIVVDMELIELEQIIEKLAAF; encoded by the exons ATGTCTGCATCGAAgtataaaacaacaaaacatcTCCATCTGATCGATATGCACCCTACTATGACCAATTTCTCCACCGTTGCCCTCATCATTGCGAAATCCGAGCCGCACATCTTCCTCGACAAGCTGAGCAGCGAAAAGCGTGGCGTGATTAATTTCACGTTGCGTGACACGAAGCGTCACATTGCCAACTGCAAGTGCTGGGGCTCCGAAGTCAGCGTGCACGAGTACAATGCAATGCTACAAATGGGCGACGTAGTCGACATCGTCGGGGCCAAAGTGATGGCCATAACACAACCATCGCTGCCGTCACACAACGGATTCACTGAGAATCGCTATCAACCACGCGGCACACTGTCATGTGCACTTGTTGTCAACGAAGGACACGGCTATTTGGTAAAACATAGCAGCGACGATCAGGCAACACTGCAAGCATTGCTCCAACTTTGCGGCCAATCGCACAAAGCACTGAGCACAGCTCTCAAACTCCGGGATGTGCGTTGCGTGATGCCAGGCGGTGAACAGCGTCCGGCTGCGTTCGTTGATCTGTTCGTGGCAGTGGCCACGATGCCGCCGGTGCGTGAACTGAAACGCAAGCAGCCACGCAATGGCAGCACACTCCTGCAGTGCCTTGAACTGGTGGTCATCGATACCAGCTGTGCGTCGGGCATGATGTTGACGCTGTGGCACACGAATTGGATACGTCGTGCTCAGCGCTGGCAAGCGGGCAAAACGTTGTTGCATCTTATTGATGTGCGTGTCGCGCATTCGCAGTTTCATGGCTGTTCGGTGCTTAGTCATGCCAGCTGCACGCTCATCTACGAGAACCCAGAACCAAGAAGTCCAGAGGCTCAAGCGTTGCTTGCTTTTGCGGCCAAAACACCGCTGGGCGGCTTTGAGTTGAGTGCGCAAAGCGATGTGGAGAATTTGCCACCAG CTGCAGAGATCCAAACTCAGATGACGGTTCGACAGATTTATGCGCGTGCCGAGGGTGAACTGCAGGATGCAACCAGTGAACACTTTACGGCCGTGCTCTATGCCATGGTCAGCAAATTCGATATCGATGGCTTGGGCACGAGCATCAATAAGAAATG CAAATCATGTCGTCGCCTCATTCCAACCAATCGCAATGAATGCGACAACGAGCATTGCCAGCTAGAGTTCTCATTGGAATATAGCGGAGCACGTGCCGAGCAGTTCTTCAACATCAATATTCACTTGTCGGATCACACGGGCACGCTGGTGGAGACGCGTCTTAGTGGCGGCGTTGCCAATCAATTGCTGGGCCTCAATGCAGATGCCTTTGAGGTGCTGTCGGATCGCAAAAAGACTGAGCTTAAGTGGCGCTTTCTGTTAAAACACTTTGAGGTGAAGTTACTGATA AAAAAGCCAACACCTGTGCGCAAGAATCTTGCAATCATTGTCGTGGACATGGAGCTAATAGAGCTAGAACAGATCATAGAGAAGTTAGCTgcattctaa
- the LOC132796966 gene encoding sorting nexin-25, which yields MEGRRPLFPIEPEPPTTPTQRLTLLATRSLRALQLNWKFIISGITLTLLAVIWYYPTFFLFFAFVIYSLVLVFAAVAGTVYIHYIFTTNEPTKPNRLPSKLLYNATKSHIFDLPNPIKNPSNLPLIFGKTVDLQLQQIIEYVLRDFMVPWLGYVVTKPKLINDVIREDLWNAIQKIHERAARMDPAKIIAVDMINRVTVHLEKIRIAEARAAETSSAPVFSTNSYLVDEEKEMEFLRKLCEIMVILLLPRGYSLPPLKVLLSEILSFKIFFPMIKMLTSPDYINQKVVQNIETRLAAAAISKRSYEYAASFEEFLKIINNSGNLEELSLIRKSIVNDLMHATSMQNLQRAKGLDPDTEDHTLTKSELTAAVRLKRYVQQLTVAKGQCEKNLAKFGWNGNYSSDTDLTLMEILNTAVGRRFFTLFLEPLKASALVGFYLAVDEMKHSHKSATHQLGTEIFYTYIRAPKPEIQIDKHERKLIETFVLGDAGPDIFYDIQRNILRTLEDKYYPPFVLSEQYRQLKEALDSNEFNDPTLLMCPTLLGDVHDDEQASVVDGLNGAGGAPAAIDVAAHTSYARRKLEQIQERIDKKNQALDALKYSVKPESKVLQILEKEMEWLKSEKRQTEAHLRRTDAWTEHLGKWKATIQSVEVSDEKESLQFMILVHVDEDINAPPQAAPKNGDSSSSTGRAQRRRPSGISSGWVVMRSLNQVHELQRKLRHVSSNLKSLDLPTNFKFFFLKTDRHAQEKAKGQIQKFLNFILEDDHLNGSEAIYTFLSPSSDHLKQTLPSPKKSKFSLSTLFKSDAAKAHDSNKASDPFWGLQRDDDDMSTYLDGETSSDAKLLADLDSKDSIAEPMYALMGEIFDMGGVFKWLRKSIISFVQITYGRTINRQIRESIAYLFEESMLHNYFSAILKSFWPGGVLASAYPVRSEDMKEMTTNAAKALLTDHIPEVLCNLVGAQAAKRGVLKVFDALQNPTYNKQLFYELLEILMIEFFPEIRQLKVNNSANGSKLNTATAGVAAASAAAALAAVAALPLNCNSHGTVHGAASSLAPSSTTTHTAAGNAAGNPKEHYHQSPPQQSPYHQSRAEPHHHGTTGAK from the exons ATGGAGGGACGCCGCCCATTGTTTCCCATTGAACCTGAGCCGCCAACAACGCCCACACAGCGACTGACACTGCTGGCAACGCG CTCGCTACGTGCGCTGCAATTAAACTGGAAGTTTATCATTTCCGGCATCACATTGACGCTTTTGGCCGTTATTTGGTATTATCCAACGTTCTTCTTATTCTTCGCATTCGTCATCTACTCCTTGGTGCTGGTCTTTGCAG CTGTCGCCGGCACCGTCTACATACATTACATATTTACGACCAATGAGCCCACAAAGCCAAATCGACTGCCCTCCAAGCTGCTCTACAATGCCACCAA AAGTCACATTTTTGATTTGCCAAATCCCATCAAGAATCCATCGAATTTACCATTGATCTTTGGCAAGACAGTCGATCTGCAGCTTCAGCAGATCATCGAGTATGTGCTACGAGACTTTATGGTGCCCTGGCTAGG TTACGTTGTGACCAAGCCCAAGCTCATCAATGATGTCATACGCGAGGATCTTTGGAATGCCATACAAAAGATACATGAGCGAGCCGCTCGCATGGATCCGGCTAAGATCATTGCCGTTGACATGATCAATCGCGTCACAGTGCATCTCGAAAAGATTCGCATTGCCGAGGCACGCGC TGCGGAGACGAGCAGTGCACCTGTGTTTAGCACCAATTCGTACCTGGTCGATGAGGAGAAGGAAATGGAGTTTTTGCGTAAACTGTGCGAAATTATGGTCATTCTGCTGTTGCCACGCGGCTATTCACTGCCACCACTCAAAGTGCTGCTCAGCGAGATTCTGTCCTTTAAAA TATTCTTTCCGATGATCAAAATGCTGACGTCACCGGACTACATCAACCAGAAGGTGGTGCAAAACATTGAGACACGTCTGGCGGCAGCGGCGATCAGCAAACGGAGCTACGAGTATGCGGCTAGCTTTGAGGAGTTCCTCAAGATCATCAACAATTCGGGGAATCTGGAGGAGTTATCGTTGATACGGAAAAGCATTGTGAATGATTTGATGCATGCGACGAGCATGCAGAATTTGCAACGTGCCAAAGGACTTGATCCCGATACCGAGGATCATACGCTAACCAAATCCGAGCTGACGGCCGCTGTGCGGCTCAAGCGTTATGTGCAACAACTGACGGTGGCCAAGGGTCAGTGTGAAAAGAATCTGGCCAAGTTTGGATGGAATGGCAACTACTCCAGCGACACA GATTTAACGCTGATGGAAATACTCAATACGGCGGTGGGTCGACGCTTCTTTACGCTGTTCCTGGAGCCATTGAAGGCGAGTGCGCTGGTTGGCTTCTATCTGGCCGTCGATGAGATGAAACATTCGCACAAAAGTGCCACCCATCAGCTGGGCACCGAAATCTTTTACACCTACATTCGTGCACCCAAGCCAGAGATACAAATCGATAAGCATGAGCGCAAACTGATCGAGACCTTTGTGCTCGGCGATGCGGGTCCAGATATATTCTATGATATACAGCGGAATATTCTGCGCACACTGGAGGACAAATACTATCCGCCATTTGTGCTAAGCGAACAGTATCGTCAGCTAAAGGAGGCGCTCGATTCGAACGAATTTAACGATCCCACCTTGCTCATGTGTCCCACACTCCTCGGCGATGTGCATGACGATGAGCAGGCCAGCGTTGTCGATGGCCTCAATGGTGCCGGCGGTGCTCCGGCTGCCATCGATGTCGCTGCACACACGTCGTATGCGCGACGAAAGCTGGAGCAGATACAGGAGCGCATCGATAAGAAGAATCAAGCGCTCGATGCGCTCAAGTATTCGGTGAAACCGGAATCGAAAGTGCTGCAAATACTCGAAAAGGAGATGGAGTGGCTAAAGAGCGAGAAGCGACAGACGGAGGCGCATCTCCGACGCACCGATGCCTGGACCGAGCACCTGGGCAAATGGAAGGCGACCATACAAAGTGTCGAG GTATCCGATGAGAAGGAATCACTCCAATTCATGATACTCGTGCACGTGGACGAGGACATCAATGCACCGCCACAGGCAGCGCCCAAGAAtggcgacagcagcagcagcacaggaCGTGCACAGCGACGTCGTCCCTCGGGCATATCCAGTGGCTGGGTTGTGATGCGTTCGCTTAACCAAGTGCAC GAGCTGCAACGCAAGCTGCGACATGTGAGCTCCAATTTAAAGTCACTCGATTTGCCCACGAACTTCAAGTTCTTTTTCCTGAAGACGGATCGTCATGCACAGGAAAAGGCCAAAGGACAAATTCAAAAGTTTCTCAAC TTCATATTGGAGGACGATCATTTGAATGGCAGCGAAGCGATCTATACGTTTCTCAGTCCCAGTTCGGATCATCTGAAGCAAACGTTGCCATCGCCCAAAAAGTCCAAATTCTCGTTGTCGACGCTCTTCAAGAGCGATGCGGCCAAGGCGCATGACAGCAACAAGGCAAGCGATCCGTTTTGGGGACTGCAacgcgatgacgatgacatgTCCACGTATCTCGATGGCGAGACGAGCAGCGATGCCAAACTGCTGGCAGATTTGGATAGCAAAGATTCGATAGCGGAACCAATGTATGCCCTCATGGGTGAAATCTTCGATATGGGCGGCGTCTTTAAGTGGCTGCGAAAGAGCATCATCTCGTTCGTTCAGATCACCTATGGACGCACGATCAATCGTCAGATACGTGAATCGATTGCCTATCTCTTCGAGGAGTCCATGCTGCACAATTATTTCTCGGCGATTTTGAAATCCTTTTGGCCCGGCGGCGTTTTGGCATCCGCTTATCCGGTGCGTTCCGAGGACATGAAGGAGATGACCACGAATGCAGCGAAAGCTCTGCTCACCGATCACATACCCGAGGTGCTGTGCAATCTTGTCGGCGCCCAGGCGGCCAAACGTGGCGTCCTCAAGGTGTTCGATGCCCTGCAGAATCCCACATACAACAAACAGTTGTTCTAT GAGCTGCTGGAGATCCTGATGATTGAATTCTTTCCGGAGATACGCCAGCTGAAGGTGAACAACAGTGCCAACGGCAGCAAACTGAATACGGCCACTGCGGGCGTGGCAGCCGCCTCCGCTGCCGCAGCATTGGCCGCAGTCGCAGCGCTGCCGCTGAACTGCAACAGCCATGGAACAGTGCACGGGGCGGCGTCGAGTCTGGCGCCAAGTTCGACGACGACACACACGGCTGCTGGCAATGCAGCGGGGAATCCCAAGGAGCATTATCATCAGTCGCCGCCGCAGCAGTCGCCTTATCATCAGAGCAGAGCTGAGCCTCATCATCATGGCACGACGGGAGCCAAGTAG